A single region of the Govania unica genome encodes:
- a CDS encoding putative bifunctional diguanylate cyclase/phosphodiesterase — protein sequence MACRRTEQGGPDRAVVVRGGSAAERREIADALQALAFDVVSSDAPLTVDIQPSDDSLVFAEAIDWQAFADGMLTSGTTSGAAFLLVNLDQFQRLRTMLGHVVTEALVREIADRLQAALLDHPGARFLHMGGDEFALLLPGMTETEAVSQFANSLLQLVTHPYGDVAPQAYVTARIGVVFYPQDATDIESLVQHASAIVHHESRHGRNNVHFYARGAAMRATERFQLEAELHHAIRNGELEVHYQPQLSFTNGKIIGAEALVRWRRPGFGTVPAEVFVALAEDLGLIAELGTWVLTTAAVECRTWQRTGQVPIRVSINISSYQFRRLDMVAVVKTALADTGLDPDCLTLEVTESLVLTDIEQTLVSLKQLRAMGIHVVLDDFGTGYSSLSYLKTLALDGLKLDRSFITGLPDSRGDCAVIEAVLHMARALHLSVTAEGVETEVQRSCLARLGCDFYQGYLASQALPAPEFIKLLSARAA from the coding sequence ATGGCGTGTCGTCGGACGGAACAGGGGGGGCCTGACCGTGCGGTTGTAGTTCGTGGTGGCAGTGCGGCAGAGCGCCGCGAAATCGCCGACGCCCTTCAGGCGCTAGCTTTTGACGTGGTGTCAAGCGATGCGCCGCTCACGGTCGATATTCAGCCCTCGGATGACAGCCTGGTCTTTGCCGAGGCCATTGATTGGCAAGCCTTCGCGGATGGGATGCTGACATCCGGGACGACGTCCGGGGCGGCTTTTTTACTGGTCAATCTCGATCAATTTCAGCGTCTCCGCACCATGCTTGGCCATGTCGTGACGGAAGCCCTGGTGCGTGAGATTGCCGATCGCTTGCAGGCGGCGCTGTTGGATCATCCGGGCGCACGTTTCCTACATATGGGCGGGGATGAGTTCGCTCTCCTGTTGCCGGGCATGACCGAGACCGAGGCGGTGTCGCAGTTTGCCAACAGCCTGTTGCAACTGGTAACCCATCCCTATGGCGATGTCGCCCCGCAAGCCTATGTCACGGCGCGGATTGGCGTTGTGTTTTATCCGCAGGACGCGACCGACATCGAAAGCCTGGTGCAGCATGCATCGGCAATCGTGCATCATGAATCGCGTCATGGTCGCAACAATGTGCATTTTTATGCGCGGGGCGCCGCCATGCGGGCGACCGAGCGCTTCCAGCTTGAGGCTGAACTCCATCACGCCATCCGTAATGGCGAGCTTGAGGTTCATTATCAGCCGCAACTGTCCTTTACCAACGGCAAGATCATCGGGGCTGAGGCGCTGGTGCGCTGGCGGCGGCCGGGCTTTGGCACGGTGCCGGCCGAAGTGTTCGTGGCCTTGGCCGAGGATCTGGGGCTCATTGCTGAGCTTGGCACCTGGGTGCTCACCACAGCGGCGGTGGAATGTCGCACCTGGCAAAGAACGGGGCAGGTGCCGATCCGGGTCTCCATCAATATTTCAAGCTATCAGTTTCGTCGCCTCGACATGGTGGCGGTGGTCAAGACGGCTCTGGCAGACACCGGGCTTGATCCCGACTGCCTGACGCTTGAGGTGACCGAAAGTCTGGTCTTGACGGACATTGAGCAGACGCTAGTCAGTCTGAAGCAATTGCGGGCCATGGGCATCCATGTGGTGCTTGATGATTTCGGCACCGGCTATTCGTCTTTGAGCTATTTGAAAACGCTGGCGCTCGATGGGCTCAAGCTTGATCGCTCCTTCATTACCGGGCTGCCGGACAGCCGTGGCGATTGTGCGGTGATCGAAGCCGTGCTGCATATGGCGCGGGCGCTTCATCTGTCGGTGACGGCAGAAGGTGTGGAGACCGAAGTGCAACGCAGCTGTCTCGCCCGACTCGGCTGCGATTTTTATCAGGGCTATCTCGCCTCCCAGGCTCTGCCAGCACCTGAATTCATCAAGTTGCTGTCGGCACGGGCGGCCTGA
- a CDS encoding SDR family NAD(P)-dependent oxidoreductase, whose product MSFDLSGKTAFVTGATSGLGRQFARVLSAAGAAVVISGRRMDRLEALAAEIRAAGGRAHPLQLDMMDVASFPAAIEAAEQALGPIWILVNNSGVAVNKSILDHTEEDYDGLMDTNVKGVYFLAQAAARSMIAKGDGGRIINIASIGALKVLGGTSVYCVSKAAVAHMTKCMALEWARFDINVNAICPGYIRTEMNDAFFNSPAGEKLINRFPRRRLGKEDDLDGLLLLLASRESSYITGAVMTADDGQVLA is encoded by the coding sequence ATGTCTTTCGACCTCAGCGGTAAAACAGCTTTCGTCACGGGTGCCACCAGCGGACTTGGCCGCCAGTTTGCCCGGGTTCTGTCCGCGGCCGGTGCTGCTGTGGTGATTTCAGGACGGCGCATGGACCGACTCGAAGCGCTGGCCGCGGAAATCAGGGCGGCAGGCGGCCGGGCTCATCCCCTGCAGCTCGACATGATGGACGTCGCCTCCTTCCCGGCTGCAATCGAGGCGGCTGAACAGGCGCTGGGGCCGATCTGGATTCTGGTCAACAATTCCGGGGTGGCCGTCAATAAATCAATCCTCGACCATACCGAAGAAGATTACGACGGCCTCATGGATACCAATGTCAAAGGTGTTTATTTCCTGGCCCAGGCAGCTGCACGCAGCATGATCGCCAAGGGAGATGGGGGGCGTATCATCAATATCGCCTCCATCGGTGCCCTGAAGGTTCTGGGCGGCACCTCGGTCTATTGCGTTTCAAAAGCGGCCGTTGCCCACATGACCAAATGCATGGCTCTGGAATGGGCGCGCTTTGACATCAATGTGAACGCGATCTGTCCCGGTTATATCCGCACCGAAATGAATGATGCGTTCTTCAACAGTCCGGCCGGGGAAAAACTGATCAATAGATTTCCCCGCCGTCGTCTCGGGAAAGAGGACGACCTTGATGGTCTGTTGTTGTTGCTCGCGTCCCGGGAAAGCTCCTACATCACCGGCGCCGTCATGACCGCCGACGACGGACAAGTGCTCGCCTAA
- a CDS encoding DsbA family oxidoreductase, translated as MQIDIFSDTVCPWCYVGKRRFEAALAERPDLKPSIVWHPFELNPDMADEGMDRDEFFTQRFGSTEKIEAAHVTLRSLGEGLGIPFDFEKCTRMPNTARSHALIFWAQQQGLANAAVEALFKAYFVEGRDTGDHEVLADVAASIGLDRELVAARLESDYDLEAIRAVSRRARDLGLSGVPCFIINRKHAIVGAQEPEIFLDLFVRAEDEESAA; from the coding sequence ATGCAAATCGACATTTTTTCGGACACAGTTTGTCCCTGGTGCTACGTCGGCAAACGCCGCTTTGAGGCGGCTTTGGCGGAACGTCCGGATCTTAAGCCATCGATCGTATGGCATCCGTTCGAGCTCAATCCCGATATGGCGGATGAGGGCATGGACCGCGATGAATTCTTCACCCAGAGATTCGGCAGCACGGAAAAGATCGAAGCGGCTCATGTGACGCTGCGGAGCCTTGGTGAGGGGCTCGGTATTCCGTTCGACTTTGAAAAATGCACCCGCATGCCCAATACCGCGCGCAGCCATGCCCTGATTTTCTGGGCGCAGCAGCAGGGTTTGGCCAATGCTGCGGTGGAGGCGCTGTTCAAGGCTTATTTCGTGGAGGGCCGGGATACCGGCGATCACGAGGTGCTGGCCGACGTGGCGGCCTCGATCGGGCTCGACCGCGAACTGGTGGCGGCACGGCTTGAGAGTGACTATGACCTTGAAGCCATTCGGGCGGTGTCGCGGCGGGCGCGGGATCTTGGGCTTTCGGGCGTGCCTTGTTTCATTATCAACCGGAAACATGCGATCGTCGGCGCGCAGGAGCCGGAGATCTTTCTTGATCTTTTCGTGCGGGCCGAGGACGAGGAATCCGCGGCCTGA
- the rpsD gene encoding 30S ribosomal protein S4, translating to MTKRLQSKYKLDRRMGENIWGRAKSPVNNREYGPGQHGQRRKGKVSDYGIQLRAKQKLKGYYANITERQFRNIYAEASRMRGATGESLVGLLERRLDALVYRAKFVPTIFAARQFVSHGHVLVNGKRVNIPSYRVKPGDVVEVREKAKNMALVLEAVSSGEREIPDYLEIDSKGMKVTFVRVPALADIPYPVQMEPNLVIEFYSR from the coding sequence ATGACCAAACGTCTTCAATCTAAGTATAAACTTGATCGCCGCATGGGCGAGAACATCTGGGGTCGCGCCAAGAGCCCAGTGAACAACCGTGAATACGGCCCGGGCCAGCATGGCCAGCGTCGTAAGGGCAAAGTCTCGGATTATGGCATTCAGCTCCGCGCTAAGCAGAAGCTGAAGGGCTATTATGCCAACATCACCGAGCGTCAGTTCCGCAACATCTATGCCGAAGCTTCGCGTATGCGCGGCGCTACCGGTGAAAGCCTGGTCGGTCTGCTGGAGCGTCGTCTGGACGCTCTCGTCTATCGCGCCAAGTTCGTGCCGACCATCTTCGCTGCCCGTCAGTTCGTCAGCCACGGCCATGTGCTGGTCAATGGCAAGCGCGTCAACATCCCGAGCTATCGGGTGAAGCCGGGTGACGTGGTTGAAGTCCGCGAAAAGGCCAAAAACATGGCTCTGGTTCTCGAAGCTGTCTCCTCAGGCGAGCGCGAGATCCCGGATTATCTCGAAATCGACAGCAAGGGCATGAAAGTGACCTTCGTGCGCGTTCCGGCTCTGGCTGATATTCCTTATCCGGTTCAAATGGAACCGAATCTGGTCATCGAATTCTACTCGCGTTAA